Part of the Nitrosophilus alvini genome, ACCTGCCGAAACTCCAAAAACCGTTCAAAAAGAAGAGAAAAAACCTGAAATAAAAAAAGAAGAACCCAAAAAACAGACACTTGTTGCAAAAAAAGAGAAGACGGAAACTCTAATTAAAAGCGGATACTATATACAAGTGGGGGCATTTTTTAAAAATCCTCCAAGCAAAGAGTATCTGTCGAAGATAAAACAGAACGGTTTTGAATATGTGATAAAAACGGTGATAAAAGATTCACATGAAATAAAAAAAGTCCTAATTGGGCCATATGTATCAAAAGCAGAAGCAAGAGAGGCTCTCATGAAAATAAAAAGAAAAATAAACAAAGATGCTTTCATTGTCAAAGGCAGATAATGATATATACCAAATCTTTTTTACTTGATGAATTTACACCTATAGCAATATATCAGAAAATAAAAGGTTTTTTCCCTGAAGACGTTACTTTTCTGTTTGAAAGTGCTGTTTATACTACTGAAGGAAACTATAGCTATATCGCTGTAGGAGAAAAAGAGAGAATC contains:
- a CDS encoding SPOR domain-containing protein; translated protein: MDNKDFLDNEEAKNELDDIILDKNGDNKRDIKKIALIAAALLILLIVVIAIVKTGGEKDDQISDLLSETQEFQAESESGAAFEQVPIIKEEPKSDEEFEKIVEEIKEEKKAEEVPAETPKTVQKEEKKPEIKKEEPKKQTLVAKKEKTETLIKSGYYIQVGAFFKNPPSKEYLSKIKQNGFEYVIKTVIKDSHEIKKVLIGPYVSKAEAREALMKIKRKINKDAFIVKGR